One segment of Anastrepha obliqua isolate idAnaObli1 chromosome 3, idAnaObli1_1.0, whole genome shotgun sequence DNA contains the following:
- the LOC129240519 gene encoding protein melted isoform X2 gives MHELFTKVLSKRDLSRAGDLFSVPDSDIVNDISEVLSDISPIISHLDYLKNNNDQSVVEICVTRVLSCIRETKTAERYCAALVDLLRTCLLWNLQPAGSGKEDPPHAKIAADIISSIFLNYDKKEVMKISLPVAVQFLPKGNRELSRNLASYLSLAAIDYAYLLSPHVSSIMDSIMAGNFGLLRVLSQIYEVSPDEVSPHAPLLVALLPQCDSQEKLAVLQLYLLIAQKTPAVLESCVPRLCELLFDNETATITMQTLLKISEQRPLLIVEHSEKIKAASKANPNTISLAAQILASAGRTNKVHAQNALDFVLEHLPHADRTSQTNLLQEATKLCSSFPVLFTDKVLACVRQKNALSQQKLSSSDINMDVSNKTSGGVTIVNLNSPTDPPPPTPTAAAAVVATVLNTVAGNSGNNASNASATSIPITGDPASSTTTVSLATTTATPGRMHKSKNKSRSSPSSPKDISRKALLSGNLKISTAQTTAGNTNTTVIHQSNNAAAIAGGAPVPPTPPHAGYTRRVKLGDSRSTGRLHPTGNTHRSMTRLNVAGGSVGGLHKSMTRLSSSQHINQNGGSSSNNANNSQSSGNVVVQTSTGASTTTVGTGAPPKTPTSPSSPGYVTPVPPLSNNVIITGHNKWGIPSTQVTSGGVTVTTSPTKVRPHSQGPTTLLNSSTALLKYSTDALNQSIGSISIPQNPVSVHHASPALPQQNNGNQKSVMKLPVNGNSTHEVIVSGPTTNMTPRRNNNNTSRTLLNANNSCILDQRMSTFEPYQIMRDPVQQFCEKHFGSIKSYMDEVSQSLPPPTRCSIEERRTKKVAKLHFACQIRGPHCMYSKTCFTMRTRNPKTWIHLMFLDFQVRHYVKEKSVLSTREPGISNLKNIWQILKCENRSFTELVTCQFPNAKDREILVNELRHSGFLDVFEVSKTDTTNPNCNELEYQWGCLLCNHPDKAVGFLNGSNQPMIEGQLKEKKGKWRLFRRWRTRYFTLSGAHLSCKGSSGGESIDVNQIRSVKVSRGARNIPKAFEIFTADQTLILKPKDGKNAEEWVQCLSIVVAHSQARDNPTAKTNSLPARGIGSSKPSF, from the exons atgcacgaGCTGTTCACAAAAGTACTCTCCAAGCGTGATCTGTCTCGTGCTGGCGATTTATTTTCGGTGCCAGATTCAGATATTGTCAACGATATCAGCGAAGTG CTCTCTGACATCAGTCCGATTATCTCACATTTAGACTATCTCAAAAACAATAATGATCAATCGGTGGTGGAGATTTGCGTTACGCGTGTGCTCTCTTGCATACGTGAAACGAAAACTGCAGAACGTTACTGCGCCGCATTGGTAGATTTGTTGAGAACTTGCTTACTTTGGAATCTCCAGCCGGCTGGATCAGGCAAAGAGGATCCGCCGCATGCGAAAATCGCCGCTGATATTATTTCAAGTATATTTTTG AACTATGATAAGAAGGAAGTGATGAAAATCTCACTCCCGGTGGCAGTCCAATTTCTGCCAAAAGGCAATCGGGAATTGTCTCGAAATTTGGCGAGTTACCTTTCGTTGGCGGCTATCGATTATGCTTACCTGCTTAGTCCGCATGTGTCATCAATTATGGACTCTATTATGGCCG GTAATTTTGGCTTATTACGCGTGCTTTCGCAAATTTACGAAGTCTCCCCGGACGAAGTGTCTCCACATGCACCACTACTAGTAGCATTACTGCCACAATGTGACTCACAAGAAAAATTAGCAGTGCTTCAACTTTATTTGCTAATTGCACAAAAGACACCTGCG GTACTAGAGAGCTGCGTACCACGCCTATGCGAATTGTTGTTCGACAATGAAACTGCCACAATAACAATGCAGACTTTACTTAAAATCTCGGAACAGCGTCCACTACTAATAGTGGAACATAGCGAGAAAATTAAAGCGGCCAGCAAAGCTAACCCAAATACGATTTCATTGGCTGCACAAATACTCGCTTCGGCCGGACGTACGAATAAGGTGCATGCCCAGAACGCACTTGATTTTGTTTTAGAACACTTGCCACATGCTGACCGCACATCACAGACGAATTTACTGCAAGAAGCTACCAAGCTATGCTCATCGTTCCCCGTACTGTTTACCGATAAGGTGCTCGCTTGCGTTCGCCAGAAGAATGCACTAAG tcAGCAGAAACTTTCCTCGTCCGACATTAACATGGATGTTAGCAATAAGACTTCCGGTGGCGTAACAATCGTAAACCTGAACAGCCCGACTGATCCACCGCCACCCACACCCACAGCTGCTGCAGCAGTGGTTGCTACAGTACTCAATACCGTTGCAGGTAATAGTGGTAATAATGCTTCCAATGCCTCAGCCACATCAATACCAATAACTGGCGATCCAGCCTCCAGCACTACTACCGTTTCGCTAGCAACGACCACTGCCACGCCTGGGCGCATgcacaaaagtaaaaataagagTCGCAGCAGTCCGAGTAGCCCAAAGGATATTAGCCGCAAGGCACTACTCAGCGGcaacttaaaaattt CTACAGCACAAACAACTGCTGGCAACACTAACACAACTGTCATACACCAGAGTAACAATGCTGCAGCTATCGCTGGGGGCGCTCCAGTGCCGCCCACTCCCCCACATGCCGGCTACACGCGGCGCGTCAAACTCGGCGATTCGCGCAGCACTGGCCGCCTACATCCAACCGGAAATACACATCGCAGCATGACACGTCTGAATGTTGCAGGCGGTTCGGTGGGTGGCCTTCACAAGAGCATGACGCGACTTAGCTCGTCGCAGCATATAAATCAGAATGGTGGTTCCAGCTCTAACAATGCCAACAATTCGCAATCGAGCGGTAATGTAGTAGTGCAAACGAGCACAGGCGCCAGCACAACAACAGTAGGTACGGGAGCCCCACCCAAAACACCAACCAGCCCCAGCAGTCCAGGTTATGTGACGCCTGTACCGCCTTTGAGCAATAATGTCATTATTACGGGTCACAACAAATGGGGTATTCCTTCGACACAAGTCACATCGGGTGGCGTCACAGTGACCACATCGCCCACTAAAGTAAGGCCACATTCGCAAGGTCCCACTACGTTGCTCAACTCGAGCACTGCGTTGCTAAAATATAGCACTGATGCACTAAATCAATCAATTG GTTCCATTTCCATACCACAAAATCCAGTATCAGTGCATCACGCATCGCCAGCATTGCCTCAACAGAATAACGGTAATCAAAAGTCTGTCATGAAGCTGCCCGTGAACGGAAAT AGTACACACGAAGTGATCGTCTCCGGCCCAACAACCAACATGACGCCACgtcgaaacaacaacaacaccagccGTACACTACTCAACGCAAATAATAGTTGCATTTTGGATCAACGTATGAGCACATTTGAGCCTTATCAGATCATGCGTGACCCGGTGCAGCAATTTTGCGAAAAGCACTTCGGTTCGATTAAATCGTACATGGATGAGGTGTCACAGTCGCTACCACCGCCAACACGCTGTAGCATTGAAG AGCGTCGCACCAAAAAGGTAGCTAAACTGCATTTTGCTTGCCAGATACGTGGCCCACATTGTATGTACTCGAAGACCTGCTTTACGATGCGCACGCGGAACCCTAAAACCTGGATACATTTAATGTTTTTGGATTTTCAAGTGCGCCATTAT GTAAAAGAAAAATCCGTATTAAGCACACGGGAACCCGGtattagtaatttaaaaaatatttggcaaatACTCAAGTGCGAGAATCGCAGCTTCACTGAATTGGTTACCTGCCAATTTCCGAATGCAAAG gATCGTGAAATTCTCGTCAACGAATTGCGTCACTCTGGCTTCTTAGACGTTTTTGAAGTATCCAAAACGGACACAACCAATCCAAATTGCAATGAGTTGGAATACCAGTGGGGCTGTTTGCTGTGTAATCACCCCGATAAAGCAGTTGGCTTTCTCAATGGCAGCAATCAGCCGATGATTGAAGGTCAGCTGAaagagaaaaaaggaaaatggcGCCTGTTTCGACGTTGGCGCACAAGATATTTTACGCTCTCTGGCGCACATTTATCCTGTAAAGGATCG agCGGTGGCGAAAGCATTGACGTGAATCAAATACGATCCGTTAAGGTATCACGTGGTGCACGTAACATACCTAAAGCATTCGAGATTTTCACCGCCGATCAGACATTAATACTCAAACCCAAGGATGGAAAAAATGCCGAGGAATGGGTGCAATGCCTAAGCATTGTGGTGGCGCATTCGCAAGCCCGTGATAACCCCACTGCGAAAACAAACAGTCTGCCTGCACGCGGCATAGGCAGCAGCAAGCCATCGttctag
- the LOC129240519 gene encoding protein melted isoform X1 has product MHELFTKVLSKRDLSRAGDLFSVPDSDIVNDISEVLSDISPIISHLDYLKNNNDQSVVEICVTRVLSCIRETKTAERYCAALVDLLRTCLLWNLQPAGSGKEDPPHAKIAADIISSIFLNYDKKEVMKISLPVAVQFLPKGNRELSRNLASYLSLAAIDYAYLLSPHVSSIMDSIMAGNFGLLRVLSQIYEVSPDEVSPHAPLLVALLPQCDSQEKLAVLQLYLLIAQKTPAVLESCVPRLCELLFDNETATITMQTLLKISEQRPLLIVEHSEKIKAASKANPNTISLAAQILASAGRTNKVHAQNALDFVLEHLPHADRTSQTNLLQEATKLCSSFPVLFTDKVLACVRQKNALSQQKLSSSDINMDVSNKTSGGVTIVNLNSPTDPPPPTPTAAAAVVATVLNTVAGNSGNNASNASATSIPITGDPASSTTTVSLATTTATPGRMHKSKNKSRSSPSSPKDISRKALLSGNLKISTAQTTAGNTNTTVIHQSNNAAAIAGGAPVPPTPPHAGYTRRVKLGDSRSTGRLHPTGNTHRSMTRLNVAGGSVGGLHKSMTRLSSSQHINQNGGSSSNNANNSQSSGNVVVQTSTGASTTTVGTGAPPKTPTSPSSPGYVTPVPPLSNNVIITGHNKWGIPSTQVTSGGVTVTTSPTKVRPHSQGPTTLLNSSTALLKYSTDALNQSIGSISIPQNPVSVHHASPALPQQNNGNQKSVMKLPVNGNSTHEVIVSGPTTNMTPRRNNNNTSRTLLNANNSCILDQRMSTFEPYQIMRDPVQQFCEKHFGSIKSYMDEVSQSLPPPTRCSIEVSNEFAERRTKKVAKLHFACQIRGPHCMYSKTCFTMRTRNPKTWIHLMFLDFQVRHYVKEKSVLSTREPGISNLKNIWQILKCENRSFTELVTCQFPNAKDREILVNELRHSGFLDVFEVSKTDTTNPNCNELEYQWGCLLCNHPDKAVGFLNGSNQPMIEGQLKEKKGKWRLFRRWRTRYFTLSGAHLSCKGSSGGESIDVNQIRSVKVSRGARNIPKAFEIFTADQTLILKPKDGKNAEEWVQCLSIVVAHSQARDNPTAKTNSLPARGIGSSKPSF; this is encoded by the exons atgcacgaGCTGTTCACAAAAGTACTCTCCAAGCGTGATCTGTCTCGTGCTGGCGATTTATTTTCGGTGCCAGATTCAGATATTGTCAACGATATCAGCGAAGTG CTCTCTGACATCAGTCCGATTATCTCACATTTAGACTATCTCAAAAACAATAATGATCAATCGGTGGTGGAGATTTGCGTTACGCGTGTGCTCTCTTGCATACGTGAAACGAAAACTGCAGAACGTTACTGCGCCGCATTGGTAGATTTGTTGAGAACTTGCTTACTTTGGAATCTCCAGCCGGCTGGATCAGGCAAAGAGGATCCGCCGCATGCGAAAATCGCCGCTGATATTATTTCAAGTATATTTTTG AACTATGATAAGAAGGAAGTGATGAAAATCTCACTCCCGGTGGCAGTCCAATTTCTGCCAAAAGGCAATCGGGAATTGTCTCGAAATTTGGCGAGTTACCTTTCGTTGGCGGCTATCGATTATGCTTACCTGCTTAGTCCGCATGTGTCATCAATTATGGACTCTATTATGGCCG GTAATTTTGGCTTATTACGCGTGCTTTCGCAAATTTACGAAGTCTCCCCGGACGAAGTGTCTCCACATGCACCACTACTAGTAGCATTACTGCCACAATGTGACTCACAAGAAAAATTAGCAGTGCTTCAACTTTATTTGCTAATTGCACAAAAGACACCTGCG GTACTAGAGAGCTGCGTACCACGCCTATGCGAATTGTTGTTCGACAATGAAACTGCCACAATAACAATGCAGACTTTACTTAAAATCTCGGAACAGCGTCCACTACTAATAGTGGAACATAGCGAGAAAATTAAAGCGGCCAGCAAAGCTAACCCAAATACGATTTCATTGGCTGCACAAATACTCGCTTCGGCCGGACGTACGAATAAGGTGCATGCCCAGAACGCACTTGATTTTGTTTTAGAACACTTGCCACATGCTGACCGCACATCACAGACGAATTTACTGCAAGAAGCTACCAAGCTATGCTCATCGTTCCCCGTACTGTTTACCGATAAGGTGCTCGCTTGCGTTCGCCAGAAGAATGCACTAAG tcAGCAGAAACTTTCCTCGTCCGACATTAACATGGATGTTAGCAATAAGACTTCCGGTGGCGTAACAATCGTAAACCTGAACAGCCCGACTGATCCACCGCCACCCACACCCACAGCTGCTGCAGCAGTGGTTGCTACAGTACTCAATACCGTTGCAGGTAATAGTGGTAATAATGCTTCCAATGCCTCAGCCACATCAATACCAATAACTGGCGATCCAGCCTCCAGCACTACTACCGTTTCGCTAGCAACGACCACTGCCACGCCTGGGCGCATgcacaaaagtaaaaataagagTCGCAGCAGTCCGAGTAGCCCAAAGGATATTAGCCGCAAGGCACTACTCAGCGGcaacttaaaaattt CTACAGCACAAACAACTGCTGGCAACACTAACACAACTGTCATACACCAGAGTAACAATGCTGCAGCTATCGCTGGGGGCGCTCCAGTGCCGCCCACTCCCCCACATGCCGGCTACACGCGGCGCGTCAAACTCGGCGATTCGCGCAGCACTGGCCGCCTACATCCAACCGGAAATACACATCGCAGCATGACACGTCTGAATGTTGCAGGCGGTTCGGTGGGTGGCCTTCACAAGAGCATGACGCGACTTAGCTCGTCGCAGCATATAAATCAGAATGGTGGTTCCAGCTCTAACAATGCCAACAATTCGCAATCGAGCGGTAATGTAGTAGTGCAAACGAGCACAGGCGCCAGCACAACAACAGTAGGTACGGGAGCCCCACCCAAAACACCAACCAGCCCCAGCAGTCCAGGTTATGTGACGCCTGTACCGCCTTTGAGCAATAATGTCATTATTACGGGTCACAACAAATGGGGTATTCCTTCGACACAAGTCACATCGGGTGGCGTCACAGTGACCACATCGCCCACTAAAGTAAGGCCACATTCGCAAGGTCCCACTACGTTGCTCAACTCGAGCACTGCGTTGCTAAAATATAGCACTGATGCACTAAATCAATCAATTG GTTCCATTTCCATACCACAAAATCCAGTATCAGTGCATCACGCATCGCCAGCATTGCCTCAACAGAATAACGGTAATCAAAAGTCTGTCATGAAGCTGCCCGTGAACGGAAAT AGTACACACGAAGTGATCGTCTCCGGCCCAACAACCAACATGACGCCACgtcgaaacaacaacaacaccagccGTACACTACTCAACGCAAATAATAGTTGCATTTTGGATCAACGTATGAGCACATTTGAGCCTTATCAGATCATGCGTGACCCGGTGCAGCAATTTTGCGAAAAGCACTTCGGTTCGATTAAATCGTACATGGATGAGGTGTCACAGTCGCTACCACCGCCAACACGCTGTAGCATTGAAG TTTCGAATGAATTTGCAGAGCGTCGCACCAAAAAGGTAGCTAAACTGCATTTTGCTTGCCAGATACGTGGCCCACATTGTATGTACTCGAAGACCTGCTTTACGATGCGCACGCGGAACCCTAAAACCTGGATACATTTAATGTTTTTGGATTTTCAAGTGCGCCATTAT GTAAAAGAAAAATCCGTATTAAGCACACGGGAACCCGGtattagtaatttaaaaaatatttggcaaatACTCAAGTGCGAGAATCGCAGCTTCACTGAATTGGTTACCTGCCAATTTCCGAATGCAAAG gATCGTGAAATTCTCGTCAACGAATTGCGTCACTCTGGCTTCTTAGACGTTTTTGAAGTATCCAAAACGGACACAACCAATCCAAATTGCAATGAGTTGGAATACCAGTGGGGCTGTTTGCTGTGTAATCACCCCGATAAAGCAGTTGGCTTTCTCAATGGCAGCAATCAGCCGATGATTGAAGGTCAGCTGAaagagaaaaaaggaaaatggcGCCTGTTTCGACGTTGGCGCACAAGATATTTTACGCTCTCTGGCGCACATTTATCCTGTAAAGGATCG agCGGTGGCGAAAGCATTGACGTGAATCAAATACGATCCGTTAAGGTATCACGTGGTGCACGTAACATACCTAAAGCATTCGAGATTTTCACCGCCGATCAGACATTAATACTCAAACCCAAGGATGGAAAAAATGCCGAGGAATGGGTGCAATGCCTAAGCATTGTGGTGGCGCATTCGCAAGCCCGTGATAACCCCACTGCGAAAACAAACAGTCTGCCTGCACGCGGCATAGGCAGCAGCAAGCCATCGttctag